From Argopecten irradians isolate NY chromosome 12, Ai_NY, whole genome shotgun sequence, one genomic window encodes:
- the LOC138336858 gene encoding uncharacterized protein isoform X5: protein MPDKSAQGSKFMSNKMMEGKHIPSIEKNYDDKVIPGQKVMPGQDKVIPGHKSMPGQDKVIPGQDIDKNTSIGYLSGSDNRDKSICSVQENEVHTEGPAEDSKGNMGEPSMNLDLMDRMKSHEGLSTLNQNGSCDADTAMAIINTPSFTYKEINHATNGFSDQYKVGQGSFGEVYKGRLKNSQCAIKRLFSGTEADQESQSHLKTELKTLIRYRHENIVALYGYTLEGSDVCLVYQFMPNGSLEDRLSCKCGTRALTWGERLMIVRGASCGLQYLHTLGTAPLIHGDIKSANILLDKHLEAKISDLGMAKHAQKGSTTGALTHITKQQMGTKEYTSKAYLPPEAQRGSQMSIKGDVFSFGVVMFEVCTGEQAYDEKREGGDAKYLERYVNEYLEDSQASYEDLCDQKGGGCLSSVYNKLFMIALQCTQKKKKDRPDMVKVYLGLEELETQFTELAFSAQDQQSTQSLEEGIADLNLEGQIECEDSEAMELQRQVLLRTSDPEENEILKSKRDNFFGSYMDAVDEGEYVYEEGTEDFVTMVAAGDQQYQEYDESAIQNMESPGEGNMVTEDMDPVNMKEQNQEATTLLHQHQQKVAYYEGVACEENNGSVQETGDISEQTDLSVENNISYTTEDTIPTQETNSNEGQGQFEVMQNDTKEVASLCDGGTQPDMMYQQSVDTESAYLQQNDNLLFASCRNISPNSSQLWQQKRAEPSESECFV from the exons ATGCCCGATAAGTCAGCTCAAGGGTCCAAGTTCATGTCCAATAAGATGATGGAGGGCAAGCACATCCCGTCGATCGAGAAAAATTACGATGACAAGGTCATACCGGGGCAGAAGGTCATGCCTGGTCAAGACAAGGTCATTCCTGGTCATAAGTCCATGCCTGGACAAGACAAAGTCATACCTGGGCAAGATATAGACAAA AACACATCAATAGGGTATCTGTCGGGAAGCGACAACAGAGACAAGTCCATCTGCTCGGTACAGGAGAATGAGGTTCATACAGAAGGGCCTGCCGAGGACAGCAAGGGCAACATGGGAGAGCCCAGCATGAACCTTGACTTAATGGATAGGATGAAAAGTCACGAGGGGTTGTCTACCCTGAACCAGAATGGCAGCTGTGATGCAGACACTGCCATGGCAATCATCAACACACCAAGTTTCACATACAAAGAAATCAACCATGCCACCAATGGTTTCAGTGATCAGTACAAAGTTGGACAaggcagttttggagaagtgTATAAGGGCCGCCTAAAAAACTCACAATGTGCCATTAAACGTCTTTTCTCA GGAACTGAAGCAGACCAAGAATCGCAGAGTCATTTGAAAACTGAGCTGAAGACACTGATCCG ATACCGACATGAAAACATTGTAGCTCTTTACGGATATACACTAGAGGGCTCTGACGTCTGCCTTGTCTACCAGTTCATGCCCAATGGATCGTTAGAAGACAGACTTAGTTGCAAG TGTGGGACACGGGCACTGACATGGGGAGAAAGGCTGATGATTGTACGAGGAGCTTCCTGTGGACTTCAGTACTTACATACCCTTGGCACAGCTCCACTCATTCACGGGGACATCAAAAG TGCTAATATTCTTCTGGACAAACATTTGGAAGCCAAGATTTCTGACTTGGGGATGGCTAAACATGCCCAGAAAGGGTCGACGACAGGGGCACTAACCCATATCACTAAGCAACAAATGGGAACCAAGGAGTACACATCCAAGGCGTACCTTCCTCCTGAGGCCCAAAGGGGATCACAGATGTCTATTAAGGGCGACGTATTCTCATTTGGAGTG GTGATGTTTGAAGTTTGTACTGGAGAGCAAGCTTATGATGAGAAACGGGAAGGTGGAGACGCCAAATACCTG GAACGTTATGTTAACGAGTACCTTGAGGACAGCCAGGCGAGTTACGAAGACCTCTGTGATCAGAAAGGGGGCGGGTGTCTAAGCTCTGTATATAACAAACTCTTCATGATTGCTCTCCAATGTACACAGAAGAAGAAAAAGGACCGGCCAGATATGGTCAAG GTATATCTTGGTCTAGAGGAATTGGAGACACAGTTCACAGAGTTAGCCTTCTCAGCACAAGATCAACAGTCGACCCAGTCTCTAGAAGAGGGGATCGCAGATCTGAATCTGGAAGGACAGATTGAGTGTGAGGACAGTGAAGCTATGGAACTCCAGAGACAAGTTCTTTTAAGAACATCTGATCCAGAGGAAAATGAAATTCTGAAATCAAAACGTGACAATTTCTTCGGCTCCTACATGGACGCTGTGGACGAGGGGGAGTATGTGTATGAGGAAGGTACAGAGGACTTTGTTACCATGGTAGCAGCGGGTGACCAGCAATATCAGGAATATGATGAATCGGCCATACAAAACATGGAGAGTCCTGGCGAGGGGAATATGGTAACGGAGGACATGGATCCAGTTAACATGAAAGAGCAGAATCAGGAAGCAACAACGCTGTTACATCAACATCAACAGAAAGTAGCCTACTATGAAGGCGTTGCTTGTGAAGAAAACAACGGCAGTGTGCAGGAAACTGGTGATATTTCTGAACAAACAGACCTGTCTGTGGAAAATAATATCAGTTACACAACCGAAGACACTATCCCAACGCAGGAAACAAACtctaatgaaggtcaaggtcagtttGAGGTGATGCAAAATGATACAAAGGAAGTGGCATCTTTGTGTGATGGTGGAACCCAGCCTGATATGATGTACCAACAATCTGTCGATACAGAGTCGGCATACTTACAACAGAATGACAATTTGCTGTTTGCTAGCTGTAGAAATATATCTCCAAACTCTAGTCAGCTATGGCAACAGAAACGTGCAGAACCCAGCGAAAGTGAATGTTTTGTCTAA